From the genome of Nitrospira lenta, one region includes:
- a CDS encoding SixA phosphatase family protein produces the protein MDCVLMRHGIAVEIGEWSDRDETRPLTDQGRKKVRQVAKGLAAMELAPTHLFTSPLTRARETAAIINTVLCPSVTISVCKALEPGSTPQFLTAFVRTLPEHSVILCVGHEPLLGTMAGYLLSGQVSRNYPMKKAGVGLIHLPGQARAGEGLLHWWCTPTQLRALGQARKNKSTYKE, from the coding sequence ATGGATTGTGTATTGATGCGCCATGGCATCGCTGTCGAGATAGGGGAATGGTCCGACCGTGACGAGACGCGCCCCTTGACCGATCAAGGCAGAAAGAAGGTACGCCAAGTGGCGAAGGGCCTCGCTGCCATGGAACTCGCGCCCACACACCTCTTCACGAGCCCTCTCACTAGGGCCAGGGAAACCGCCGCGATCATCAACACCGTGCTCTGTCCTTCTGTCACCATATCCGTGTGCAAGGCCTTGGAGCCAGGCTCCACGCCGCAATTTCTGACGGCTTTCGTTCGAACCCTCCCGGAACATTCCGTCATCCTCTGTGTGGGACACGAACCGTTGCTGGGGACAATGGCCGGCTACCTACTCAGCGGACAGGTGTCACGGAATTATCCGATGAAGAAGGCCGGAGTCGGCCTGATCCATCTGCCCGGACAGGCCAGGGCAGGGGAAGGACTGCTCCATTGGTGGTGCACTCCCACACAACTCCGCGCGTTGGGACAGGCCAGGAAGAACAAGAGTACATACAAAGAGTGA
- a CDS encoding response regulator transcription factor: MSLEIIQIIEADQDQARAIDQVLRKASFRTNIAFDGQTGIQDIWKNRPALVVLDLMVPGIGGKDLCRRLREDPQTKSMGIILVTALTSEDARVAGLESGADDILTKPYSPRELVARVHAVLRRLAASMPESLDDLDDDLVLDSTQYVATFRGRRLVLTKPEWHTLLRLAKTTGKVVPREELRSLLWGNDPLTHDRELDQLAASLNQKFADRDGAEPLIAKVAETGYRLLRKERVLPLSA, translated from the coding sequence ATGAGTCTTGAAATCATCCAAATCATTGAAGCCGATCAAGACCAGGCCCGGGCCATCGATCAAGTCCTCCGCAAAGCCTCGTTTCGCACCAATATCGCTTTTGACGGACAGACCGGCATACAGGATATCTGGAAGAACCGGCCCGCCTTAGTCGTGCTGGATCTCATGGTGCCGGGTATCGGCGGAAAAGATTTGTGTCGACGGCTGCGCGAAGACCCGCAAACCAAGTCCATGGGGATCATTCTGGTGACGGCGCTGACCTCGGAAGACGCTCGCGTGGCCGGGCTGGAAAGCGGAGCCGACGATATTCTGACAAAACCCTACAGCCCTCGTGAGCTGGTGGCTCGGGTGCACGCCGTGTTGCGGCGTCTCGCCGCCAGCATGCCGGAAAGTCTCGACGATCTCGACGATGATCTCGTACTCGACAGCACCCAATACGTCGCCACGTTCCGTGGGCGCCGGCTGGTCCTGACCAAACCAGAATGGCACACGCTCCTGCGTTTGGCCAAGACCACGGGAAAGGTGGTGCCGCGAGAAGAACTCCGCAGCCTGTTATGGGGCAACGATCCTCTCACTCACGATCGTGAACTTGATCAACTCGCAGCCTCACTCAATCAGAAATTTGCGGACCGGGACGGGGCTGAGCCCCTCATTGCCAAAGTCGCAGAAACCGGCTACCGGCTTCTGCGAAAAGAACGAGTCCTTCCCCTCAGCGCCTAG
- a CDS encoding AAA family ATPase produces the protein MYETFYNLRAKPFALLPDSDFLYAGAMHRAAYGLLEYGILSQAPFMVLSGDPGMGKTSLLQKLIAEHGQKHSIGLITNARYDIEHLLPWILLSLGLSTKQLDPVEAYHVFTQFLAQESKQHRRVILIVDEAQSLGVELLEELRLLSNLNDGKTLKLQIILSGQPDLQALLQRIDMTQFAQRIVVDYHLEPLTETETGHCIRHRLQVAGGSPSLFTNKSCALIHRLTKGNPRLINQVCEIALTYGFAEQARVVTSKLVAQAALDRSKGGILPLAGREELAILAAAPEDTTEIDAVIPQARTVPQSAPQTAAVTRARSTEQNSEALYQDGLRMKNENRLEEALALFEEASKSPALWLKAHAQIGICCRTMGNTRAAIQAFRVALNDSSASPKEVLDVQYLLARALQSALQNKEALTVYRQLARAQPDYRDVTGRIKQLAASTTGRTNGGPKSDTSDSWVSQAFDSLHRLIGTHRP, from the coding sequence ATGTACGAAACGTTTTACAATCTTCGCGCCAAGCCCTTCGCGCTCCTGCCGGACAGCGACTTCCTCTATGCCGGCGCGATGCATCGAGCGGCCTATGGCCTGCTGGAGTACGGCATTCTCAGCCAAGCCCCGTTCATGGTCCTCTCCGGCGATCCCGGCATGGGTAAAACGTCGCTGCTACAAAAACTTATTGCTGAACATGGTCAAAAACATTCGATCGGGCTCATCACCAACGCGCGCTACGACATTGAGCACTTGTTACCCTGGATTCTGCTCTCCCTCGGCTTAAGCACCAAGCAACTCGATCCGGTCGAGGCCTATCACGTCTTCACGCAATTCCTGGCACAAGAATCGAAGCAACACCGCCGAGTCATTCTCATTGTCGATGAAGCGCAAAGTCTCGGCGTCGAGTTGCTCGAAGAGCTTCGCCTGCTCTCGAATTTGAACGACGGGAAGACACTCAAACTACAGATTATTCTGTCTGGCCAGCCCGATCTTCAGGCACTGCTCCAACGGATCGACATGACGCAGTTCGCTCAGCGCATCGTGGTCGACTATCATCTGGAGCCGCTCACCGAAACGGAAACGGGACATTGCATCCGCCACCGGCTGCAGGTTGCCGGCGGATCTCCCTCGCTGTTCACGAACAAGTCTTGCGCCCTGATCCATCGACTGACGAAGGGGAATCCCCGGCTCATCAATCAAGTCTGCGAAATCGCACTCACTTATGGGTTCGCCGAACAGGCAAGGGTCGTCACCTCTAAACTCGTCGCACAGGCGGCGTTGGACCGAAGCAAAGGCGGCATTCTTCCGCTCGCCGGACGTGAGGAACTGGCGATCCTGGCGGCCGCTCCCGAAGATACGACGGAGATCGATGCCGTTATTCCGCAGGCTCGGACTGTCCCTCAAAGCGCCCCTCAGACCGCAGCCGTCACGCGCGCGCGCTCGACAGAACAGAATTCCGAAGCGCTCTATCAAGACGGGCTGCGCATGAAAAACGAGAACCGTCTTGAGGAGGCCCTGGCCCTATTCGAAGAGGCGAGTAAAAGCCCCGCGTTGTGGTTGAAAGCACATGCGCAAATCGGTATTTGCTGCAGAACTATGGGCAATACGCGTGCCGCCATCCAGGCTTTCCGCGTCGCCCTGAACGATTCCTCTGCCTCACCCAAAGAAGTCCTTGATGTGCAATACCTGCTCGCCCGGGCCCTTCAATCCGCTCTCCAGAACAAGGAAGCCCTGACGGTGTATCGCCAACTCGCGCGCGCCCAACCGGATTACCGCGATGTCACTGGCCGAATCAAACAACTCGCCGCTTCCACTACCGGACGTACGAACGGTGGCCCTAAATCCGACACGTCCGACTCTTGGGTCAGCCAGGCATTTGACAGCCTCCACCGCTTGATCGGCACGCATCGCCCCTAA